The following proteins are encoded in a genomic region of Reichenbachiella sp.:
- a CDS encoding glycoside hydrolase family 15 protein, translated as MDNRHTYDYGVIGNCAYTAHIKTDTNIAWMCWPRFDSSFIFGNLIDDEKGGEFSALPVEGDYDSKQYYLENTNVLCTEITSSTGKYRVTDFAPRYLQFERSYKPLMLIRKIEPISEHPNIKVVCDPVGDYGNTRPERSMGSNHIRYIGLESQVRLTTNISLSYLMKDQEFVLNETKYLVLTFGPPLETDLKETAELFLNRTVNYWHKWVKTASIANFYQKAAIRSALTLKIHQFEDTGAIVAATTTSLPESPGSTRNWDYRFCWMRDTYYTLNAFNHIGHFEELEKYFHYIMNITSAENDRYQPLFGIGGEKDLVEIETKLKGYQGNQPVRVGNQAYEHIQNDVYGQVLLSLLPLYYDQRIIFTERYDSGDLIHKTLGLIEKTMEQTDAGLWEFRNLSQHHCYTYLFHWAGSMAAEKIAVVLKDEKMGKLAQKLGKIAKAKIEQCYSASKKGYSQAIGTDRMDASCLQLINMGYLDNNSDRAKEHLKAMEKDLKASNGLFYRYKHQDDFGEPETTFLICAFWYVEALACVGRVDEAVEYFDNLVGYSNHVGLLSEDVNEHDGSMWGNFPQAYSHVGLLNAAHRIAKKLDKPDFR; from the coding sequence ATGGATAATAGACATACCTATGACTATGGTGTAATTGGCAACTGTGCATATACCGCTCACATCAAAACAGATACCAACATCGCTTGGATGTGTTGGCCGAGATTCGACAGCAGTTTCATTTTCGGCAATCTGATCGACGATGAAAAGGGAGGTGAGTTTTCAGCTTTACCTGTGGAGGGTGATTATGATTCGAAACAATATTATCTGGAAAATACCAATGTGCTATGCACAGAAATAACAAGCTCCACTGGAAAGTATAGAGTCACGGATTTTGCGCCAAGATATTTGCAATTTGAGCGCAGCTATAAGCCGTTGATGCTGATAAGAAAGATCGAGCCGATATCTGAGCATCCAAACATCAAAGTGGTCTGTGACCCGGTAGGTGATTATGGCAATACCCGTCCAGAACGAAGCATGGGAAGCAACCATATCCGCTATATAGGATTAGAATCTCAGGTACGACTGACTACCAACATCTCATTGAGCTATTTGATGAAAGATCAGGAGTTTGTCCTAAACGAAACTAAGTATTTGGTATTGACCTTCGGGCCTCCATTGGAAACAGATTTGAAAGAGACCGCGGAGCTATTCTTGAACCGTACGGTCAACTATTGGCACAAATGGGTGAAGACAGCGAGTATTGCCAACTTCTATCAGAAGGCTGCCATTCGCTCGGCGCTTACGCTCAAGATTCATCAGTTTGAAGATACTGGCGCTATTGTAGCTGCTACTACCACCAGTTTGCCAGAGTCTCCTGGGTCTACCCGAAATTGGGATTATCGATTCTGCTGGATGCGTGATACCTACTATACACTCAATGCCTTCAATCACATTGGTCACTTTGAGGAGCTGGAAAAGTACTTCCACTACATCATGAATATCACCAGTGCGGAAAATGATCGCTATCAGCCATTGTTTGGTATTGGAGGAGAGAAAGATTTGGTGGAGATAGAAACCAAACTGAAAGGCTATCAGGGTAATCAGCCCGTCAGAGTCGGAAATCAGGCCTATGAACATATTCAAAATGATGTGTACGGACAGGTGCTTTTGTCTTTGCTTCCGCTATACTATGACCAAAGAATCATATTTACCGAAAGGTACGACTCTGGTGATTTGATTCACAAGACACTTGGGCTGATCGAAAAAACCATGGAGCAGACAGATGCAGGCCTTTGGGAATTTAGAAACTTGAGTCAACATCACTGCTATACTTATTTGTTTCACTGGGCAGGAAGCATGGCGGCAGAAAAGATCGCAGTGGTTTTGAAGGATGAAAAAATGGGCAAACTGGCTCAGAAGCTCGGAAAAATAGCCAAGGCTAAAATTGAGCAGTGCTATAGCGCCAGCAAGAAAGGCTATAGTCAGGCGATCGGTACAGATCGTATGGATGCCAGTTGTTTGCAGTTGATCAACATGGGCTACCTGGACAACAACTCTGATAGAGCCAAGGAGCACCTCAAAGCCATGGAGAAAGACCTGAAAGCTTCCAATGGCTTGTTCTATCGATATAAGCATCAGGATGATTTTGGTGAGCCCGAAACTACCTTCTTGATTTGTGCTTTCTGGTATGTGGAGGCCTTGGCCTGTGTGGGTCGCGTGGATGAAGCCGTGGAGTACTTCGATAATTTGGTCGGTTATTCTAATCATGTGGGTCTTTTGAGTGAGGATGTGAATGAGCACGATGGCAGCATGTGGGGCAACTTCCCTCAGGCATATAGTCACGTAGGTCTATTGAATGCTGCGCATAGAATTGCTAAGAAGTTGGATAAGCCTGATTTTAGATAA
- a CDS encoding ATP-binding protein: MIITKNKATIILAYIFVGFLVPLAYGQNQNQADSLIELLNAPNKYTDSTICAIYNDIAFYSTQPNKRIQYAKEASKLASRIQDERQLALSLRYQGSGYSSKGHLSEAIKLYLASAIHYSKAKLDLGVAVVYIDLGDIYSKQKNFKNSTYYYNKGIRILREKQDSIRLASALLNTGDLYLESLIYDSALLYFQESEKIFDSIDYPIGKAYCIGNVGLILSHTKSLELGERKIKEAIDILEKHNHVIAISIYQTSLADIYAQRGDLNRALNYAYSALSIGEEEGLKEQIRDASLKLSELYQTQGDYKKAYNYQSQYITFRDSINNEEVIRKMADLRTEYEVGQKQAEVDLKQTEVDLLNEQARNNQIVLWSVIVVLVLVLCLTYALLKVYRVKARAVRIVRQRRRVIAAQRDQLEDVNRTKDKFFSIISHDIRGPISNFQGVSQLIHLLVESKDYDGLLKLGTMLDTSTKEVSSLLDNLLEWAMSQQGRMPYKPETIKLHELCNSNLSIMENLATAKQITLTEKVKEKVTITADKNSISTIIRNLLSNAIKFTPEGGTVDLQLSYDLNMAVLIVKDSGIGIPKEKMQHLFDFKGERSRWGTGGEKGVGLGLTLIHEFVELNKGKIEVDSEEGKGTTFKVYLPLVID; this comes from the coding sequence TTGATAATAACCAAAAACAAAGCAACTATAATTTTAGCCTACATTTTTGTAGGCTTTCTTGTTCCCTTGGCCTACGGACAAAATCAAAATCAAGCAGATAGTTTAATAGAGTTACTTAATGCTCCGAATAAATATACAGATTCAACTATTTGTGCGATCTATAATGACATAGCGTTTTATTCAACTCAGCCTAACAAGCGAATTCAGTATGCGAAAGAAGCCTCAAAACTAGCCTCCAGAATACAAGATGAGCGTCAACTTGCACTTAGTTTAAGATACCAAGGATCAGGCTACAGCTCTAAAGGTCATCTAAGTGAGGCCATCAAACTATATCTGGCCTCGGCCATTCATTATTCAAAAGCAAAATTAGACTTAGGTGTCGCTGTAGTTTACATTGATCTAGGAGATATTTATTCAAAACAGAAGAATTTTAAGAATTCAACTTATTACTATAATAAAGGAATTCGCATATTACGAGAAAAGCAGGATTCAATAAGGCTTGCTAGTGCTCTTTTAAACACTGGGGATTTATATCTGGAATCATTGATCTATGATTCGGCTCTTTTATATTTTCAAGAATCGGAGAAAATTTTTGATTCAATTGATTATCCCATCGGTAAAGCCTATTGTATTGGGAACGTTGGATTGATACTTTCTCATACAAAAAGCTTAGAACTCGGCGAAAGAAAAATAAAAGAAGCAATTGATATTTTAGAAAAGCATAATCATGTCATTGCTATATCGATTTACCAAACTTCATTAGCAGATATTTACGCACAACGTGGGGACTTAAATAGAGCGCTGAATTATGCATACAGCGCCCTTTCCATTGGAGAAGAAGAAGGTTTAAAAGAACAAATAAGAGATGCCAGTCTCAAACTTTCAGAGCTATATCAAACTCAGGGTGACTATAAAAAGGCTTACAATTATCAAAGTCAATATATAACTTTTCGAGACAGCATTAACAATGAAGAAGTGATCCGCAAGATGGCCGACCTCCGTACAGAGTATGAGGTGGGACAAAAACAAGCCGAAGTAGATCTGAAACAAACAGAAGTGGATTTACTCAATGAACAAGCAAGAAATAATCAGATCGTGCTCTGGAGTGTGATTGTAGTATTGGTATTGGTCCTATGCCTGACCTATGCATTGCTCAAAGTCTATCGAGTAAAAGCGCGTGCCGTGAGAATCGTGCGACAAAGGCGGCGTGTCATCGCTGCGCAGCGTGATCAACTGGAAGATGTCAATCGCACCAAAGACAAATTCTTTTCTATCATCTCTCATGATATTCGCGGTCCTATTAGTAATTTTCAAGGGGTCTCTCAGCTGATTCATTTGCTGGTAGAAAGTAAGGATTATGACGGCTTACTCAAGTTGGGTACAATGCTAGACACTTCCACCAAAGAAGTTTCTTCCTTGCTAGATAATCTCTTGGAATGGGCTATGAGCCAGCAGGGGCGCATGCCTTACAAACCTGAAACTATCAAACTTCATGAGCTGTGTAATTCCAACCTCAGCATCATGGAGAATCTAGCTACTGCCAAGCAAATCACCTTGACCGAAAAAGTAAAAGAAAAAGTCACCATCACCGCAGATAAAAACAGCATATCTACCATTATTCGGAATCTACTGAGTAATGCAATCAAGTTTACTCCTGAAGGTGGAACCGTAGATCTCCAGTTGAGTTACGATCTAAATATGGCGGTACTGATAGTCAAAGATTCTGGAATCGGTATACCCAAAGAGAAGATGCAACACCTATTCGACTTCAAAGGCGAACGCAGTCGCTGGGGTACGGGTGGAGAAAAAGGCGTAGGTCTTGGACTGACGCTGATTCACGAATTCGTAGAGCTCAACAAAGGCAAGATCGAGGTGGATAGTGAAGAAGGTAAGGGGACTACTTTTAAGGTTTACTTGCCTTTGGTTATCGATTAA
- a CDS encoding EF-hand domain-containing protein, which yields MLTPLQIKKLSHFFNILDFDKNGSIEADDFEAIGENLAIIRDIDLDTPEYEVVMAMTNGIWDKLVPYVENGQGTEQQWLKFMTVLLDPKNLETYKQYLNNFVTTIFKMFDINDDGYISQTEYIDLFIGMRIEVRFAPKAFRNLDTNQDGRLSKEEMIRSVDQFMRSDNPNAAGNWLFGGWEESKI from the coding sequence ATGCTAACACCACTACAAATTAAAAAACTAAGCCATTTTTTCAATATTCTTGATTTTGACAAAAATGGATCAATCGAAGCGGACGATTTTGAAGCTATAGGCGAAAATCTAGCCATCATTCGAGACATTGATTTAGATACTCCTGAATACGAAGTCGTAATGGCTATGACCAACGGTATCTGGGACAAACTAGTGCCTTATGTAGAAAATGGTCAGGGAACTGAGCAGCAGTGGTTGAAGTTTATGACTGTATTGCTAGACCCTAAGAACTTAGAAACCTACAAGCAGTACTTGAATAATTTCGTAACTACCATATTCAAGATGTTCGACATCAATGATGACGGCTACATTTCACAAACGGAATATATCGACCTTTTCATTGGCATGAGGATAGAAGTGCGCTTTGCACCAAAGGCTTTTAGAAACTTGGATACCAATCAGGATGGTCGCTTGTCAAAAGAAGAAATGATTAGATCAGTAGATCAATTCATGCGAAGCGATAATCCTAATGCGGCTGGAAACTGGTTGTTTGGTGGATGGGAAGAAAGCAAGATTTGA
- the prmA gene encoding 50S ribosomal protein L11 methyltransferase, translated as MTFTKIIFQTNREFADILTAELAEMGFDTFEETEKGIDAYILTERYASRSIAEMVDKYKSLASIEYKVETIEKENWNEEWEKNYDPITVDSRCRVRATFHEPDDSYDHEIVITPKMSFGTGHHATTQGMLELQLDNSFEGKSVLDVGSGTGILAIMASKLGATYVEATDIDQWCVENGLENFQLNGLQNIDYHKGAISTLELNKSKYDVVIANINKNVLLEEMSYYASLLEKGGQLFLSGFYEEDIPDIKNSTDSYNLLLEKSVIKDNWTALMFSKY; from the coding sequence ATGACCTTTACCAAAATAATATTCCAAACTAACCGAGAATTCGCTGATATCTTAACTGCGGAATTAGCCGAAATGGGCTTCGATACTTTTGAAGAAACTGAAAAAGGAATTGACGCCTATATTCTTACCGAACGATACGCCAGTCGATCGATTGCTGAAATGGTAGATAAATACAAATCGCTGGCCTCGATCGAGTACAAAGTAGAAACCATAGAGAAAGAGAACTGGAACGAAGAGTGGGAAAAGAACTATGATCCAATTACTGTAGACAGTCGTTGTAGAGTAAGAGCCACTTTTCACGAACCAGACGATTCTTATGATCACGAAATTGTAATCACTCCCAAAATGTCTTTTGGCACAGGCCATCACGCCACTACGCAAGGTATGCTGGAGTTGCAATTAGACAATTCCTTTGAAGGAAAGTCTGTGTTAGATGTAGGGTCCGGCACGGGGATTTTGGCGATCATGGCCTCAAAACTTGGTGCCACCTATGTAGAAGCCACCGATATTGACCAATGGTGTGTGGAAAATGGTTTAGAAAATTTCCAGCTCAATGGCCTTCAAAATATTGATTATCACAAAGGAGCCATTAGTACACTCGAATTGAACAAATCGAAATATGATGTGGTCATAGCCAACATCAACAAGAATGTGCTCTTAGAAGAAATGTCTTATTATGCGAGTCTGCTTGAAAAAGGAGGCCAATTATTTCTAAGCGGCTTTTATGAAGAAGATATCCCAGATATAAAAAATAGCACCGATTCTTATAATCTTTTGCTTGAAAAATCAGTTATTAAAGATAACTGGACGGCGTTGATGTTCAGTAAATACTGA
- a CDS encoding DNA-3-methyladenine glycosylase I encodes MSKTKCEWALGHFEAYEQYHDEEWGVPTHDDQVHFEFLILESAQAGLSWSTVLKKREGYREAFANFDVTKVAKFNEEDIQSLISNPAIIRNQLKIRAAVNNAIQFLEVQKEFGSFSKYIWSFVKNETIDGHWPTKDQVPATSPESDALSKDLKKRGFKFVGSTIMYAHMQATGLVNDHTTDCYRYKELLS; translated from the coding sequence ATGAGTAAAACAAAATGTGAATGGGCCTTAGGGCATTTCGAAGCTTATGAACAATATCATGATGAGGAATGGGGAGTACCCACTCATGATGACCAAGTACATTTCGAGTTTTTGATCTTAGAAAGCGCACAAGCTGGCTTGAGCTGGAGTACTGTACTAAAAAAACGAGAAGGTTATCGTGAGGCATTCGCCAATTTTGACGTCACTAAGGTGGCAAAATTCAATGAAGAAGATATTCAGTCACTCATATCCAACCCGGCCATCATCCGTAATCAACTAAAAATCCGAGCCGCAGTGAATAATGCCATTCAATTTCTTGAAGTTCAAAAAGAATTTGGTTCCTTCTCCAAATACATCTGGTCGTTTGTAAAGAATGAAACCATTGATGGCCACTGGCCTACAAAAGATCAAGTCCCTGCTACCAGCCCAGAATCGGATGCGCTAAGCAAGGATTTGAAAAAAAGAGGGTTCAAATTTGTAGGCAGCACCATTATGTATGCACATATGCAAGCCACAGGTTTAGTCAACGATCACACGACAGACTGCTATAGATACAAGGAACTTTTGAGTTAA
- a CDS encoding IS4 family transposase — protein sequence MGKNRQEISQLIEAKASCFSGCLNKIFSKEKLDLLARESGFVQRKSRLDASKFLDLLLFCDQYLDQVSLEDLANGFVEQHGLSISKQAVQERFNIKAVEFMSALLSQLLAGQLNLNPSEQNKFKRFNRVMVKDSTRYTLPEAYAKTFKGHGGQGSKAQISIQYEYDLLTNVTQRLELTAACRNDQTDSRQTLGDIEKGDLLVRDLGYVTQHYLKHVSQQGAYFLNRLNSRWGVQDVDQAPIDFSAILRKLNKHTLPALELEVKIADMPMRMIVAKVPEQVYKQRLLRAERAAHGRHKVSKEYKTRAWLNIFITNVPKAWVSTSQVQGIYRTRWQIELVFKAWKSQARIDKMKAMKQERFQCQLIARFIWIMLHYQAFRLIEQGLLDQGMAIRCSQNKFFKTAFRLSNDLKKVVFEDQPLEYWFKKLLIRSDRKYLTETKNGKQNVFKTINNFLT from the coding sequence TTGGGGAAGAACCGACAAGAAATTTCACAACTAATTGAGGCTAAGGCCAGTTGTTTTTCAGGCTGTTTAAATAAGATTTTTTCTAAAGAGAAACTTGATCTTTTGGCCAGGGAGAGTGGCTTTGTACAGCGTAAGTCACGTTTGGACGCATCTAAGTTCCTTGATCTACTTCTTTTTTGTGATCAGTACCTAGATCAAGTGAGCCTTGAGGATCTGGCCAATGGTTTTGTTGAGCAACATGGTTTGTCTATTTCAAAACAAGCCGTCCAAGAGCGGTTCAATATCAAGGCTGTCGAATTTATGAGTGCTTTGCTTAGCCAATTGCTGGCTGGGCAGCTGAATTTGAACCCATCTGAACAAAACAAATTTAAGCGGTTCAATCGGGTGATGGTCAAAGATTCTACACGGTACACGCTTCCAGAGGCTTATGCCAAAACGTTCAAAGGTCATGGAGGCCAAGGCAGCAAGGCCCAGATCAGTATCCAGTATGAATATGATTTGCTTACCAATGTCACTCAAAGGCTGGAATTGACGGCAGCCTGCCGTAATGATCAAACAGATTCTAGGCAAACCCTGGGCGATATCGAAAAGGGAGACCTCTTGGTTCGGGACTTGGGCTATGTGACCCAGCACTATCTGAAGCATGTTTCCCAACAAGGGGCTTATTTCCTGAACCGCTTAAACAGCAGGTGGGGCGTTCAGGATGTGGACCAGGCTCCAATCGACTTTTCTGCCATATTGAGAAAACTCAACAAACACACATTGCCTGCTTTAGAGCTGGAGGTGAAAATCGCAGATATGCCGATGCGAATGATTGTTGCAAAAGTGCCCGAGCAGGTTTACAAACAACGTTTATTGAGGGCTGAAAGAGCAGCCCATGGTAGACACAAGGTCAGTAAAGAGTATAAAACAAGGGCATGGCTGAACATATTTATAACCAATGTGCCAAAAGCATGGGTTTCCACTTCACAGGTTCAAGGCATATACCGCACCCGCTGGCAAATCGAACTTGTATTCAAAGCCTGGAAATCACAAGCCCGAATTGACAAAATGAAAGCTATGAAACAGGAAAGATTCCAGTGCCAGCTTATTGCCCGCTTTATCTGGATCATGCTCCACTATCAAGCCTTCAGGTTAATAGAACAGGGCTTGCTTGACCAAGGAATGGCTATACGGTGCAGTCAGAATAAATTTTTCAAAACAGCTTTTAGGCTATCTAATGACCTCAAGAAAGTTGTTTTTGAAGACCAACCCCTAGAATACTGGTTTAAAAAATTACTCATCCGATCTGATAGAAAATATCTCACTGAAACCAAAAACGGAAAACAAAATGTGTTTAAGACCATAAACAACTTCTTAACTTGA
- a CDS encoding DUF6150 family protein: MISFIISLLIWSWGDTPTSAQIDPCEIYGKVYIEPNPRFAHFRVYEDESEAFADIIIFVEENSLFADEVGHWSFVEDRDFADVYIYFEKDRNMADFSVYYTEYASFAGCNR; this comes from the coding sequence ATGATTTCATTTATAATTTCGCTGTTGATATGGAGCTGGGGTGATACACCTACTTCAGCCCAAATTGACCCTTGTGAAATTTATGGCAAGGTTTATATCGAGCCTAATCCCCGCTTTGCTCATTTTCGAGTTTATGAAGATGAATCGGAAGCTTTTGCAGACATTATCATTTTCGTAGAAGAAAATTCTTTGTTTGCCGATGAGGTAGGTCACTGGTCTTTTGTGGAAGACCGAGATTTTGCTGATGTTTACATATACTTTGAAAAAGACAGAAACATGGCGGACTTTTCGGTATACTATACCGAGTATGCTTCCTTCGCCGGCTGCAATAGATAA
- a CDS encoding peroxiredoxin-like family protein, whose product MRFSWIILFFACLLSQPILAQEAPFQLNEGDEALNFKGIDQNGKSFELYSALEKGPVVLMFYRGFWCPHCNKQLSQMEDSLNFITERGGIVVAVTPEKPESIAKTVDKTGASFKIIHDKDLSIMNTYHVAFKMEEALLKKYKKWGIDLDAANGDNGPNLPVPATYIIGQDKKILYAFFDPDYKKRATVGKILQNL is encoded by the coding sequence ATGAGATTTAGTTGGATCATATTATTTTTTGCTTGTCTGCTTTCGCAACCAATATTGGCTCAGGAAGCACCATTCCAACTTAATGAAGGAGATGAAGCGCTCAACTTCAAAGGCATTGATCAAAACGGAAAATCATTTGAACTTTACAGCGCCTTGGAAAAGGGACCAGTGGTTTTGATGTTTTATAGAGGTTTTTGGTGTCCTCATTGCAATAAGCAACTTTCACAAATGGAAGATTCACTCAACTTTATTACCGAAAGAGGAGGTATCGTAGTGGCTGTGACGCCAGAGAAGCCTGAAAGCATTGCCAAGACCGTAGACAAAACGGGAGCTTCATTCAAAATCATTCATGACAAAGATCTATCCATTATGAATACCTATCATGTGGCTTTCAAAATGGAAGAAGCGTTGTTGAAAAAGTATAAAAAATGGGGGATTGACCTAGATGCAGCTAACGGCGACAATGGGCCGAATTTGCCAGTGCCAGCCACATACATCATAGGTCAGGACAAAAAAATATTATACGCCTTCTTTGATCCTGATTACAAGAAGCGAGCAACCGTAGGTAAAATCTTACAGAATCTATAA
- the tpiA gene encoding triose-phosphate isomerase, with translation MRKKIVAGNWKMNNDLVAGKKLAQEVLDKATGNEEAQIVLGTPFIHLTALAETVVGKKGIEVAAQNCSDKASGAYTGETSAEMIKSTGVNYVILGHSERREYFNETNAELAAKLDLALANGLTPIFCCGEPLEIREADTQYDYVKQQLTESLFHLSDEDFAKIVIAYEPIWAIGTGKTATSAQAQEMHAELRSHLASKFGQSAADACPILYGGSCKPSNAKEIFEGADVDGGLIGGASLNADDFLAIVNSF, from the coding sequence ATGAGAAAGAAAATAGTAGCGGGAAACTGGAAGATGAATAATGACCTGGTGGCGGGTAAAAAATTAGCACAAGAAGTGCTGGACAAAGCCACAGGAAACGAAGAAGCGCAGATCGTTTTGGGCACGCCGTTCATCCATTTGACTGCTTTAGCGGAAACTGTAGTTGGGAAAAAAGGAATTGAAGTAGCAGCACAAAATTGTAGCGACAAAGCTTCCGGTGCCTACACTGGTGAGACCTCAGCGGAGATGATCAAGTCTACTGGCGTCAACTATGTCATATTAGGGCACAGCGAAAGAAGAGAATACTTCAACGAAACCAATGCTGAATTAGCAGCAAAATTAGATTTGGCGCTAGCCAACGGTTTGACTCCAATATTCTGCTGTGGTGAGCCGCTTGAAATCAGAGAAGCGGATACGCAGTATGATTATGTCAAACAGCAATTGACTGAAAGCTTGTTTCACTTATCTGATGAGGACTTTGCTAAAATTGTAATTGCTTACGAACCAATTTGGGCGATCGGTACGGGCAAAACAGCCACATCAGCACAAGCGCAGGAAATGCATGCCGAATTGAGAAGTCACTTGGCTAGCAAGTTTGGACAATCCGCTGCAGACGCCTGCCCTATTCTTTATGGAGGTAGCTGTAAGCCATCAAATGCCAAAGAAATCTTCGAAGGAGCAGATGTAGATGGTGGTTTGATCGGCGGAGCATCTTTGAATGCAGATGACTTTTTAGCGATAGTCAACTCATTCTAA